A stretch of Vigna angularis cultivar LongXiaoDou No.4 chromosome 4, ASM1680809v1, whole genome shotgun sequence DNA encodes these proteins:
- the LOC108330653 gene encoding growth-regulating factor 2 isoform X3, whose translation MGEFGVPHMRKRSSSDNSGGSFVGLDVRVQSPEALFHNKMTMMAHHNHHHRPLSSPFDNDSCAGDGDGPTAYMSFTNHINLVSGASVLAPAIDGGCGAPAPVRTLQPFDISPYTSPTTTSSTFKLSAGGMAASFGFPFTSAQWRELERQAMIYKYMMASVPVPHDLLIPTSLTPSSRSACMDGGFNLRLASGTDPEPGRCRRTDGKKWRCSRDVAPNHKYCERHMHRGRPRSRKPVEVNTKTATPTSINNNTHQIKRPRHECNPFPSIPDVTVAIPNPTSRKHGPSPHFLGSSTTLPYLESPLSLANFGYKAANLDSMASVSANKEPRGLDWMLNGDPISLGASDSEWQSLMHHKVGLSSESSCNNPQPQYLNSFTLYNTGLDQQNRRHPLFLNPLVVPMENLQPEKPRGFIDAWSNTETGENNAPTNSKNSAASIGKLTLSSLDLSMGGGAVNEDVGNVNIGLGLMESIANTHTDTKISLSNWVNPAPWVGSTLGGPLAEVLRSSTVTATTNERTSNTPSPATTHVESNSPLGTMVSSPSGVLQKTLVSLSDSSSNSSPRVASSRANSEMALLRFQGNVN comes from the exons ATGGGTGAGTTTGGCGTTCCCCACATGAGAAAAAGAAGTAGCAGCGACAACAGTGGTGGTAGCTTTGTTGGGTTGGATGTGAGAGTGCAGAGCCCTGAAGCATTATTCCATAATAAGATGACGATGATGGCGCATCATAATCATCACCACCGTCCATTGTCATCACCCTTTGATAATGATTCCTGTGCTGGTGATGGCGATGGTCCCACGGCTTACATGTCTTTTACTAATCATATAAACCTTGTTAGTGGAGCTTCTGTTCTCGCTCCTGCTATTGATGGTGGCTGTGGTGCTCCTGCACCTGTAAGGACTTTGCAGCCTTTTGACATTTCTCCTTATACTTCTCCCACCACCACCTCTTCTACCTTCAAACTCTCAG CAGGTGGGATGGCGGCTTCGTTTGGGTTCCCTTTCACAAGTGCACAATGGAGGGAGCTTGAAAGACAAGCCATGATATACAAGTACATGATGGCTTCTGTTCCTGTTCCACACGATCTTCTCATCCCTACTTCACTCACACCCTCTTCACGCTCTGCCTGCA TGGATGGTGGTTTCAATCTGAGGTTGGCTAGTGGCACTGACCCGGAGCCAGGTAGGTGTAGAAGAACAGATGGTAAAAAATGGAGATGTTCAAGAGATGTGGCTCCAAACCACAAGTACTGTGAGCGCCATATGCACAGAGGGCGTCCCCGTTCAAGAAAGCCTGTGGAAGTTAACACCAAGACCGCCACTCCCACTAGCATCAATAACAATACCCACCAAATCAAGAGGCCTCGCCATGAGTGCAATCCTTTTCCTTCCATACCTGATGTAACCGTGGCCATTCCTAACCCCACATCTAGAAAACATGGACCTTCACCCCATTTTCTTGGCTCTTCCACCACACTGCCGTACCTTGAATCCCCCCTTTCTCTTGCTAACTTTGGTTACAAAGCTGCAAATTTGGACTCCATGGCTTCTGTTTCTGCAAATAAGGAACCCAG GGGTTTGGACTGGATGCTGAATGGAGATCCTATTTCCCTGGGTGCTTCCGACTCAGAATGGCAGTCTCTGATGCATCACAAAGTTGGACTGAGCAGTGAGAGTTCTTGTAACAATCCCCAGCCTCAGTACTTGAATTCATTTACACTATACAACACTGGACTGGATCAACAGAACAGGCGCCACCCTTTGTTCCTGAATCCTCTGGTTGTTCCTATGGAAAATCTCCAACCGGAGAAGCCAAGAGGTTTCATTGATGCTTGGTCCAACACAGAAACTGGTGAAAACAATGCCCCCACCAACAGCAAGAACTCTGCTGCATCAATCGGTAAATTGACCCTTTCTTCTCTTGATCTATCAATGGGGGGTGGTGCTGTGAACGAAGATGTAGGTAATGTTAACATAGGGCTGGGCCTAATGGAGTCTATTGCAAACACACACACCGATACCAAAATCTCTCTGTCGAACTGGGTCAACCCTGCACCTTGGGTGGGTTCAACGCTTGGGGGTCCTCTAGCTGAAGTTCTAAGGTCAAGCACAGTGACTGCGACAACGAACGAAAGAACCTCAAACACACCCTCACCAGCCACCACACATGTGGAAAGTAACAGTCCTCTGGGAACAATGGTGTCGTCTCCATCTGGGGTGTTGCAGAAAACGCTTGTTTCATTGTCTGATAGCAGTAGCAATAGCAGCCCAAGGGTTGCATCATCAAGGGCGAATTCTGAGATGGCCCTGCTGAGGTTTCAAggaaatgtaaattaa
- the LOC108330653 gene encoding growth-regulating factor 2 isoform X4, which produces MGEFGVPHMRKRSSSDNSGGSFVGLDVRVQSPEALFHNKMTMMAHHNHHHRPLSSPFDNDSCAGDGDGPTAYMSFTNHINLVSGASVLAPAIDGGCGAPAPVRTLQPFDISPYTSPTTTSSTFKLSGGMAASFGFPFTSAQWRELERQAMIYKYMMASVPVPHDLLIPTSLTPSSRSACMDGGFNLRLASGTDPEPGRCRRTDGKKWRCSRDVAPNHKYCERHMHRGRPRSRKPVEVNTKTATPTSINNNTHQIKRPRHECNPFPSIPDVTVAIPNPTSRKHGPSPHFLGSSTTLPYLESPLSLANFGYKAANLDSMASVSANKEPRGLDWMLNGDPISLGASDSEWQSLMHHKVGLSSESSCNNPQPQYLNSFTLYNTGLDQQNRRHPLFLNPLVVPMENLQPEKPRGFIDAWSNTETGENNAPTNSKNSAASIGKLTLSSLDLSMGGGAVNEDVGNVNIGLGLMESIANTHTDTKISLSNWVNPAPWVGSTLGGPLAEVLRSSTVTATTNERTSNTPSPATTHVESNSPLGTMVSSPSGVLQKTLVSLSDSSSNSSPRVASSRANSEMALLRFQGNVN; this is translated from the exons ATGGGTGAGTTTGGCGTTCCCCACATGAGAAAAAGAAGTAGCAGCGACAACAGTGGTGGTAGCTTTGTTGGGTTGGATGTGAGAGTGCAGAGCCCTGAAGCATTATTCCATAATAAGATGACGATGATGGCGCATCATAATCATCACCACCGTCCATTGTCATCACCCTTTGATAATGATTCCTGTGCTGGTGATGGCGATGGTCCCACGGCTTACATGTCTTTTACTAATCATATAAACCTTGTTAGTGGAGCTTCTGTTCTCGCTCCTGCTATTGATGGTGGCTGTGGTGCTCCTGCACCTGTAAGGACTTTGCAGCCTTTTGACATTTCTCCTTATACTTCTCCCACCACCACCTCTTCTACCTTCAAACTCTCAG GTGGGATGGCGGCTTCGTTTGGGTTCCCTTTCACAAGTGCACAATGGAGGGAGCTTGAAAGACAAGCCATGATATACAAGTACATGATGGCTTCTGTTCCTGTTCCACACGATCTTCTCATCCCTACTTCACTCACACCCTCTTCACGCTCTGCCTGCA TGGATGGTGGTTTCAATCTGAGGTTGGCTAGTGGCACTGACCCGGAGCCAGGTAGGTGTAGAAGAACAGATGGTAAAAAATGGAGATGTTCAAGAGATGTGGCTCCAAACCACAAGTACTGTGAGCGCCATATGCACAGAGGGCGTCCCCGTTCAAGAAAGCCTGTGGAAGTTAACACCAAGACCGCCACTCCCACTAGCATCAATAACAATACCCACCAAATCAAGAGGCCTCGCCATGAGTGCAATCCTTTTCCTTCCATACCTGATGTAACCGTGGCCATTCCTAACCCCACATCTAGAAAACATGGACCTTCACCCCATTTTCTTGGCTCTTCCACCACACTGCCGTACCTTGAATCCCCCCTTTCTCTTGCTAACTTTGGTTACAAAGCTGCAAATTTGGACTCCATGGCTTCTGTTTCTGCAAATAAGGAACCCAG GGGTTTGGACTGGATGCTGAATGGAGATCCTATTTCCCTGGGTGCTTCCGACTCAGAATGGCAGTCTCTGATGCATCACAAAGTTGGACTGAGCAGTGAGAGTTCTTGTAACAATCCCCAGCCTCAGTACTTGAATTCATTTACACTATACAACACTGGACTGGATCAACAGAACAGGCGCCACCCTTTGTTCCTGAATCCTCTGGTTGTTCCTATGGAAAATCTCCAACCGGAGAAGCCAAGAGGTTTCATTGATGCTTGGTCCAACACAGAAACTGGTGAAAACAATGCCCCCACCAACAGCAAGAACTCTGCTGCATCAATCGGTAAATTGACCCTTTCTTCTCTTGATCTATCAATGGGGGGTGGTGCTGTGAACGAAGATGTAGGTAATGTTAACATAGGGCTGGGCCTAATGGAGTCTATTGCAAACACACACACCGATACCAAAATCTCTCTGTCGAACTGGGTCAACCCTGCACCTTGGGTGGGTTCAACGCTTGGGGGTCCTCTAGCTGAAGTTCTAAGGTCAAGCACAGTGACTGCGACAACGAACGAAAGAACCTCAAACACACCCTCACCAGCCACCACACATGTGGAAAGTAACAGTCCTCTGGGAACAATGGTGTCGTCTCCATCTGGGGTGTTGCAGAAAACGCTTGTTTCATTGTCTGATAGCAGTAGCAATAGCAGCCCAAGGGTTGCATCATCAAGGGCGAATTCTGAGATGGCCCTGCTGAGGTTTCAAggaaatgtaaattaa
- the LOC108330653 gene encoding growth-regulating factor 2 isoform X5 codes for MGEFGVPHMRKRSSSDNSGGSFVGLDVRVQSPEALFHNKMTMMAHHNHHHRPLSSPFDNDSCAGDGDGPTAYMSFTNHINLVSGASVLAPAIDGGCGAPAPVRTLQPFDISPYTSPTTTSSTFKLSVDGGFNLRLASGTDPEPGRCRRTDGKKWRCSRDVAPNHKYCERHMHRGRPRSRKPVEVNTKTATPTSINNNTHQIKRPRHECNPFPSIPDVTVAIPNPTSRKHGPSPHFLGSSTTLPYLESPLSLANFGYKAANLDSMASVSANKEPRGLDWMLNGDPISLGASDSEWQSLMHHKVGLSSESSCNNPQPQYLNSFTLYNTGLDQQNRRHPLFLNPLVVPMENLQPEKPRGFIDAWSNTETGENNAPTNSKNSAASIGKLTLSSLDLSMGGGAVNEDVGNVNIGLGLMESIANTHTDTKISLSNWVNPAPWVGSTLGGPLAEVLRSSTVTATTNERTSNTPSPATTHVESNSPLGTMVSSPSGVLQKTLVSLSDSSSNSSPRVASSRANSEMALLRFQGNVN; via the exons ATGGGTGAGTTTGGCGTTCCCCACATGAGAAAAAGAAGTAGCAGCGACAACAGTGGTGGTAGCTTTGTTGGGTTGGATGTGAGAGTGCAGAGCCCTGAAGCATTATTCCATAATAAGATGACGATGATGGCGCATCATAATCATCACCACCGTCCATTGTCATCACCCTTTGATAATGATTCCTGTGCTGGTGATGGCGATGGTCCCACGGCTTACATGTCTTTTACTAATCATATAAACCTTGTTAGTGGAGCTTCTGTTCTCGCTCCTGCTATTGATGGTGGCTGTGGTGCTCCTGCACCTGTAAGGACTTTGCAGCCTTTTGACATTTCTCCTTATACTTCTCCCACCACCACCTCTTCTACCTTCAAACTCTCAG TGGATGGTGGTTTCAATCTGAGGTTGGCTAGTGGCACTGACCCGGAGCCAGGTAGGTGTAGAAGAACAGATGGTAAAAAATGGAGATGTTCAAGAGATGTGGCTCCAAACCACAAGTACTGTGAGCGCCATATGCACAGAGGGCGTCCCCGTTCAAGAAAGCCTGTGGAAGTTAACACCAAGACCGCCACTCCCACTAGCATCAATAACAATACCCACCAAATCAAGAGGCCTCGCCATGAGTGCAATCCTTTTCCTTCCATACCTGATGTAACCGTGGCCATTCCTAACCCCACATCTAGAAAACATGGACCTTCACCCCATTTTCTTGGCTCTTCCACCACACTGCCGTACCTTGAATCCCCCCTTTCTCTTGCTAACTTTGGTTACAAAGCTGCAAATTTGGACTCCATGGCTTCTGTTTCTGCAAATAAGGAACCCAG GGGTTTGGACTGGATGCTGAATGGAGATCCTATTTCCCTGGGTGCTTCCGACTCAGAATGGCAGTCTCTGATGCATCACAAAGTTGGACTGAGCAGTGAGAGTTCTTGTAACAATCCCCAGCCTCAGTACTTGAATTCATTTACACTATACAACACTGGACTGGATCAACAGAACAGGCGCCACCCTTTGTTCCTGAATCCTCTGGTTGTTCCTATGGAAAATCTCCAACCGGAGAAGCCAAGAGGTTTCATTGATGCTTGGTCCAACACAGAAACTGGTGAAAACAATGCCCCCACCAACAGCAAGAACTCTGCTGCATCAATCGGTAAATTGACCCTTTCTTCTCTTGATCTATCAATGGGGGGTGGTGCTGTGAACGAAGATGTAGGTAATGTTAACATAGGGCTGGGCCTAATGGAGTCTATTGCAAACACACACACCGATACCAAAATCTCTCTGTCGAACTGGGTCAACCCTGCACCTTGGGTGGGTTCAACGCTTGGGGGTCCTCTAGCTGAAGTTCTAAGGTCAAGCACAGTGACTGCGACAACGAACGAAAGAACCTCAAACACACCCTCACCAGCCACCACACATGTGGAAAGTAACAGTCCTCTGGGAACAATGGTGTCGTCTCCATCTGGGGTGTTGCAGAAAACGCTTGTTTCATTGTCTGATAGCAGTAGCAATAGCAGCCCAAGGGTTGCATCATCAAGGGCGAATTCTGAGATGGCCCTGCTGAGGTTTCAAggaaatgtaaattaa
- the LOC108330653 gene encoding growth-regulating factor 2 isoform X1, whose protein sequence is MGEFGVPHMRKRSSSDNSGGSFVGLDVRVQSPEALFHNKMTMMAHHNHHHRPLSSPFDNDSCAGDGDGPTAYMSFTNHINLVSGASVLAPAIDGGCGAPAPVRTLQPFDISPYTSPTTTSSTFKLSAGGMAASFGFPFTSAQWRELERQAMIYKYMMASVPVPHDLLIPTSLTPSSRSACSMNDPLLSLDGGFNLRLASGTDPEPGRCRRTDGKKWRCSRDVAPNHKYCERHMHRGRPRSRKPVEVNTKTATPTSINNNTHQIKRPRHECNPFPSIPDVTVAIPNPTSRKHGPSPHFLGSSTTLPYLESPLSLANFGYKAANLDSMASVSANKEPRGLDWMLNGDPISLGASDSEWQSLMHHKVGLSSESSCNNPQPQYLNSFTLYNTGLDQQNRRHPLFLNPLVVPMENLQPEKPRGFIDAWSNTETGENNAPTNSKNSAASIGKLTLSSLDLSMGGGAVNEDVGNVNIGLGLMESIANTHTDTKISLSNWVNPAPWVGSTLGGPLAEVLRSSTVTATTNERTSNTPSPATTHVESNSPLGTMVSSPSGVLQKTLVSLSDSSSNSSPRVASSRANSEMALLRFQGNVN, encoded by the exons ATGGGTGAGTTTGGCGTTCCCCACATGAGAAAAAGAAGTAGCAGCGACAACAGTGGTGGTAGCTTTGTTGGGTTGGATGTGAGAGTGCAGAGCCCTGAAGCATTATTCCATAATAAGATGACGATGATGGCGCATCATAATCATCACCACCGTCCATTGTCATCACCCTTTGATAATGATTCCTGTGCTGGTGATGGCGATGGTCCCACGGCTTACATGTCTTTTACTAATCATATAAACCTTGTTAGTGGAGCTTCTGTTCTCGCTCCTGCTATTGATGGTGGCTGTGGTGCTCCTGCACCTGTAAGGACTTTGCAGCCTTTTGACATTTCTCCTTATACTTCTCCCACCACCACCTCTTCTACCTTCAAACTCTCAG CAGGTGGGATGGCGGCTTCGTTTGGGTTCCCTTTCACAAGTGCACAATGGAGGGAGCTTGAAAGACAAGCCATGATATACAAGTACATGATGGCTTCTGTTCCTGTTCCACACGATCTTCTCATCCCTACTTCACTCACACCCTCTTCACGCTCTGCCTGCAGTATGAATGACCCTTTGCTTTCTC TGGATGGTGGTTTCAATCTGAGGTTGGCTAGTGGCACTGACCCGGAGCCAGGTAGGTGTAGAAGAACAGATGGTAAAAAATGGAGATGTTCAAGAGATGTGGCTCCAAACCACAAGTACTGTGAGCGCCATATGCACAGAGGGCGTCCCCGTTCAAGAAAGCCTGTGGAAGTTAACACCAAGACCGCCACTCCCACTAGCATCAATAACAATACCCACCAAATCAAGAGGCCTCGCCATGAGTGCAATCCTTTTCCTTCCATACCTGATGTAACCGTGGCCATTCCTAACCCCACATCTAGAAAACATGGACCTTCACCCCATTTTCTTGGCTCTTCCACCACACTGCCGTACCTTGAATCCCCCCTTTCTCTTGCTAACTTTGGTTACAAAGCTGCAAATTTGGACTCCATGGCTTCTGTTTCTGCAAATAAGGAACCCAG GGGTTTGGACTGGATGCTGAATGGAGATCCTATTTCCCTGGGTGCTTCCGACTCAGAATGGCAGTCTCTGATGCATCACAAAGTTGGACTGAGCAGTGAGAGTTCTTGTAACAATCCCCAGCCTCAGTACTTGAATTCATTTACACTATACAACACTGGACTGGATCAACAGAACAGGCGCCACCCTTTGTTCCTGAATCCTCTGGTTGTTCCTATGGAAAATCTCCAACCGGAGAAGCCAAGAGGTTTCATTGATGCTTGGTCCAACACAGAAACTGGTGAAAACAATGCCCCCACCAACAGCAAGAACTCTGCTGCATCAATCGGTAAATTGACCCTTTCTTCTCTTGATCTATCAATGGGGGGTGGTGCTGTGAACGAAGATGTAGGTAATGTTAACATAGGGCTGGGCCTAATGGAGTCTATTGCAAACACACACACCGATACCAAAATCTCTCTGTCGAACTGGGTCAACCCTGCACCTTGGGTGGGTTCAACGCTTGGGGGTCCTCTAGCTGAAGTTCTAAGGTCAAGCACAGTGACTGCGACAACGAACGAAAGAACCTCAAACACACCCTCACCAGCCACCACACATGTGGAAAGTAACAGTCCTCTGGGAACAATGGTGTCGTCTCCATCTGGGGTGTTGCAGAAAACGCTTGTTTCATTGTCTGATAGCAGTAGCAATAGCAGCCCAAGGGTTGCATCATCAAGGGCGAATTCTGAGATGGCCCTGCTGAGGTTTCAAggaaatgtaaattaa
- the LOC108330653 gene encoding growth-regulating factor 2 isoform X2: MGEFGVPHMRKRSSSDNSGGSFVGLDVRVQSPEALFHNKMTMMAHHNHHHRPLSSPFDNDSCAGDGDGPTAYMSFTNHINLVSGASVLAPAIDGGCGAPAPVRTLQPFDISPYTSPTTTSSTFKLSGGMAASFGFPFTSAQWRELERQAMIYKYMMASVPVPHDLLIPTSLTPSSRSACSMNDPLLSLDGGFNLRLASGTDPEPGRCRRTDGKKWRCSRDVAPNHKYCERHMHRGRPRSRKPVEVNTKTATPTSINNNTHQIKRPRHECNPFPSIPDVTVAIPNPTSRKHGPSPHFLGSSTTLPYLESPLSLANFGYKAANLDSMASVSANKEPRGLDWMLNGDPISLGASDSEWQSLMHHKVGLSSESSCNNPQPQYLNSFTLYNTGLDQQNRRHPLFLNPLVVPMENLQPEKPRGFIDAWSNTETGENNAPTNSKNSAASIGKLTLSSLDLSMGGGAVNEDVGNVNIGLGLMESIANTHTDTKISLSNWVNPAPWVGSTLGGPLAEVLRSSTVTATTNERTSNTPSPATTHVESNSPLGTMVSSPSGVLQKTLVSLSDSSSNSSPRVASSRANSEMALLRFQGNVN; encoded by the exons ATGGGTGAGTTTGGCGTTCCCCACATGAGAAAAAGAAGTAGCAGCGACAACAGTGGTGGTAGCTTTGTTGGGTTGGATGTGAGAGTGCAGAGCCCTGAAGCATTATTCCATAATAAGATGACGATGATGGCGCATCATAATCATCACCACCGTCCATTGTCATCACCCTTTGATAATGATTCCTGTGCTGGTGATGGCGATGGTCCCACGGCTTACATGTCTTTTACTAATCATATAAACCTTGTTAGTGGAGCTTCTGTTCTCGCTCCTGCTATTGATGGTGGCTGTGGTGCTCCTGCACCTGTAAGGACTTTGCAGCCTTTTGACATTTCTCCTTATACTTCTCCCACCACCACCTCTTCTACCTTCAAACTCTCAG GTGGGATGGCGGCTTCGTTTGGGTTCCCTTTCACAAGTGCACAATGGAGGGAGCTTGAAAGACAAGCCATGATATACAAGTACATGATGGCTTCTGTTCCTGTTCCACACGATCTTCTCATCCCTACTTCACTCACACCCTCTTCACGCTCTGCCTGCAGTATGAATGACCCTTTGCTTTCTC TGGATGGTGGTTTCAATCTGAGGTTGGCTAGTGGCACTGACCCGGAGCCAGGTAGGTGTAGAAGAACAGATGGTAAAAAATGGAGATGTTCAAGAGATGTGGCTCCAAACCACAAGTACTGTGAGCGCCATATGCACAGAGGGCGTCCCCGTTCAAGAAAGCCTGTGGAAGTTAACACCAAGACCGCCACTCCCACTAGCATCAATAACAATACCCACCAAATCAAGAGGCCTCGCCATGAGTGCAATCCTTTTCCTTCCATACCTGATGTAACCGTGGCCATTCCTAACCCCACATCTAGAAAACATGGACCTTCACCCCATTTTCTTGGCTCTTCCACCACACTGCCGTACCTTGAATCCCCCCTTTCTCTTGCTAACTTTGGTTACAAAGCTGCAAATTTGGACTCCATGGCTTCTGTTTCTGCAAATAAGGAACCCAG GGGTTTGGACTGGATGCTGAATGGAGATCCTATTTCCCTGGGTGCTTCCGACTCAGAATGGCAGTCTCTGATGCATCACAAAGTTGGACTGAGCAGTGAGAGTTCTTGTAACAATCCCCAGCCTCAGTACTTGAATTCATTTACACTATACAACACTGGACTGGATCAACAGAACAGGCGCCACCCTTTGTTCCTGAATCCTCTGGTTGTTCCTATGGAAAATCTCCAACCGGAGAAGCCAAGAGGTTTCATTGATGCTTGGTCCAACACAGAAACTGGTGAAAACAATGCCCCCACCAACAGCAAGAACTCTGCTGCATCAATCGGTAAATTGACCCTTTCTTCTCTTGATCTATCAATGGGGGGTGGTGCTGTGAACGAAGATGTAGGTAATGTTAACATAGGGCTGGGCCTAATGGAGTCTATTGCAAACACACACACCGATACCAAAATCTCTCTGTCGAACTGGGTCAACCCTGCACCTTGGGTGGGTTCAACGCTTGGGGGTCCTCTAGCTGAAGTTCTAAGGTCAAGCACAGTGACTGCGACAACGAACGAAAGAACCTCAAACACACCCTCACCAGCCACCACACATGTGGAAAGTAACAGTCCTCTGGGAACAATGGTGTCGTCTCCATCTGGGGTGTTGCAGAAAACGCTTGTTTCATTGTCTGATAGCAGTAGCAATAGCAGCCCAAGGGTTGCATCATCAAGGGCGAATTCTGAGATGGCCCTGCTGAGGTTTCAAggaaatgtaaattaa